The following DNA comes from Thioflexithrix psekupsensis.
CAGGCGGGATCGAACCGCCGACCTCCTGCGTGCAAGGCAGGCGCTCTCCCAGCTGAGCTATGGCCCCATTCTCTTGGTGGGTCTGGGTGGAGTTGAACCACCGACCTCACCCTTATCAGGGGTGCGCTCTAACCAACTGAGCTACAGACCCGTGTTGTGTCTGCATTCCGATTCAAGTCATGTGTGTGGAAGTTTAGTCTGACCGACTTTTCTCTTTAAAGGAGGTGATCCAGCCGCAGGTTCCCCTACGGCTACCTTGTTACGACTTCACCCCAGTCATGAATCACAAAGTGGTCAACGCCCTCCTTGCGGTTAAGCTATTGACTTCTTTTGCAACCCACTCCCATGGTGTGACGGGCGGTGTGTACAAGGCCCGGGAACGTATTCACCGCAACATGCTGATTTGCGATTACTAGCGATTCCGACTTCATGCAGTCGAGTTGCAGACTGCAATCCGGACTACGACAAGTTTTCTGAGATTTGCTCCACCTCGCGGTCTTGCTGCCCTTTGTACTTGCCATTGTAGCACGTGTGTAGCCCTAGCCATAAGGGCCATGATGACTTGACGTCATCCCCACCTTCCTCCGGTTTGTCACCGGCAGTCTCCCTAGAGTTCCCGACTTGACTCGCTGGCAACTAAGGATAGGGGTTGCGCTCGTTGCGGGACTTAACCCAACATCTCACGACACGAGCTGACGACAGCCATGCAGCACCTGTCTCCACGTTCCCGAAGGCACTCTCCAATCTCTCGGAGATTCGTGGGATGTCAAGGCTAGGTAAGGTTCTTCGCGTTGCATCGAATTAAACCACATGCTCCACCGCTTGTGCGGGCCCCCGTCAATTCATTTGAGTTTTAATCTTGCGACCGTACTCCCCAGGCGGAGAACTTAGTGCGTTAGCTGCGCTACCGAAAGACTTAATTCTTCCAGCAGCTAGTTCTCATCGTTTAGGGCGTGGACTACCAGGGTATCTAATCCTGTTTGCTCCCCACGCTTTCGTGCCTCAGCGTCAGTATCAGCCCAGACAGTCGCCTTCGCCACAGGTGTTCCTCCACATATCTACGCATTTCACCGCTACACGTGGAATTCCACTGTCCTCTTCTGTACTCTAGTGAGCCAGTATCGTATGCCGTTCTCAGGTTGAGCCCGAGGCTTTCACATTCGACTTGATTCACCGCCTACGCACGCTTTACGCCCAGTCATTCCGATTAACGCTTGCACCCTCTGTATTACCGCGGCTGCTGGCACAGAGTTAGCCGGTGCTTCTTCTGGGGCGAGTGTCAGGTTTGGCAGGTATTCGCTGCCATTCTTTCTTGACCCCTGAAAGTGCTTTACAACCCGCAGGCCTTCTTCACACACGCGGTATTGCTGGATCAGGCTTGCGCCCATTGTCCAATATTCCCCACTGCTGCCTCCCGTAGGAGTCTGGGCCGTGTCTCAGTCCCAGTGTGGCTGGTCGTCCTCTCAGACCAGCTACGGATCGTCGCCTTGGTGAGCCATTACCTCACCAACAAGCTAATCCGACATAGGCTCATCCAATAGCAATAGCATGCAAGCAGAGGCCACTTTTAACCCGTAGGTATTATGCGGTATTAATTCGGATTTCTCCGAGCTATCCCCCACTATTGGGTAGATTCCTATGTGTTACTCACCCGTCCGCCACTGAAGTATTGCTACCTCCGTTCGACTTGCATGTGTTAAGCATACCGCCAGCGTTCAATCTGAGCCATGATCAAACTCTTCAGTTTAATTTTGGCTGTGACTTTAAATTGTCACAAATTTGTTGCAAGATATAAAAATCTCGTGTTGACGAGAAGTTTACGACTCTTGACGTTCTGTTAGAACAGTCAGTCAGGGTCTAAACTCCCACACAGATGACTTGAATTCGGTTTGTTAAGGAACTGCACCTCAGCAACTAGTGGCTTGGGTGTGAAGCTGTGCATTCTACGTGGTTTGTTTCGTCTCTGTCAAGCCTTTTTCAAAATATTTTTAATTTCTTTTGCTTCGGCTTGTCTTCACTCGCTTCTACTTCTGTAAAAGCTCGCGGACTCTCAACTCTCCCGCTCTGCGTTCCCGCTTCGTTTGTCTCAGGTAAGCCGCGCACTATACAGAGCAGGAAAATCCCTGTCAAGGTTTTTTTGGAAAAATTTTTCGGGGTCTGTGATCAGAGCGTTATCGCATCAAAATTGACAGCGATTTCGCGTTTCATCAATACCAAGCGTATCCAACTGGTTGGTAGGATGTAAAAAACCATCCAAAGGCAAACGTTCGACCACCGCATCACCACTGGCAACAAATAGAGGTTGTCTTAACTGATTGTTCCATTGACGAAAATTCTGCGGCGTTCCTTTTGTTCCGTCTAGCACTAAGTCATTGCTGCGAATATAAGCAGATAAGTCATTAAAATTCAATGAATGACTGCGAATTATCGCCTCTGTGACCACTTTAATCGCCATCCACGCTGACCAATCGTAACCCGTCATTAATCGTCCGGCCTGTTTTTGAAAACGTCCGTTGACTTGCGGCGCGCCGTGCCGATCCCACGACCAAAACCACCATTCTGGCACTAAACCGTTACTCCCCACGACAGGACGCGGCAATAAAGTTTGATACGGCACATAACGCGCAAATTCGCCATGTGTATCCGCCACAAACACCACGTCATACTTGGCTTTTCCCGTCAACAAAGCAACATTATTCTGATGGCGATGGCGGGGATCACGACTTAATTGAAACGGTCGCGTTTCCACTACTTTTAAGCCAAAACGTTTAGCTGAATCTAAAAAAATAGTGTTTAACGCTTGATCGGCCTCACTTTCTCCGGCTAAAACCAGAATGTCACGCCATTGACGTGTAACCAAATATTGCGCCAGCGCATCGGTCAACATGTCCCAACTGGGTGCGACGTGAAACAAATGCGCTTGACACCCCTCTTGACGCAATGCCACACCTAATGCCGAAATATTAAACAATAATAATGACTTATCTCGTGTTTTTTGCGCCACTTCATGCAGAATATCGTCGGGGAAATCGACAAGAAAAAAATGCACATCTTCTTCGTATAATTTATTGATTTGTAACAATAAATCTTCGACACTGCGCTCAGTACGTTTGGCCAGTTGCAACGCAACTTGACGCGACATCAAAGGAAAACGACTGTCTTTCACGCCCAATTCCGCGCCGGCAAAAGGTCGCCCCCATGGCTGTAAACGGTAGCGGGCTTCTAAACGCCGTGAGGTGTAACGCTCATCTTTGGCATATTCTAAATAACCCACGACGATGGTTTGCACTGGGTTGTCTGCTGCACTGGACGCGGCGAAAAAAGCTAAAAATAAGCCACTGAATAATAACAGTATTAGGTGATTTTTCATAAAAAAATCCTTTTACGGTGCAATCACAATGCTGTGTGGCACGCGGCCGACGGGAAGGGAACGTAACACTTTGTGAGTTTTAGCGTCAATAATAGACATGTCGTCACTTAAACCATTTGCAACGTATAAGAACTGCTCATCAGGACTCAAGGCCAAACCCCACGCCCGTTGTCCTACCAAAATATAATCCGTCACGCTAAAATCAGCCATCGCCACAACAGCCACATGATTGGCACGGCCTAAAGTGACATACAAAGTTTTTTCATCTTTTGTCAACAACAAATCAACAGGTGTAATCTGTTCAGGACGGAAACCTTTGGGAGTGAAAGACAATTCACGTGTCACCGTAAATGTTTCCGTGTCAATGACGCTGACCGTGCCACCGATTTCGTTACTGACAAACAACGTTTTACCGTCTTGCGTTAAGGCAAAACGACGCGGACGATTCCCCACAACAATGTTGGCCAACAACTCATGGGTACTAACATCAACGACATGCACCATATTGGCGACTTCTGAAGTCACATAAACCCGTGTCGCATCATGACTGACCAACACGCCTTCGGGTTCTTCGCCGACTTCGATCTTGGCGATAGCCGTTTCATTGTCTATATCAAAAATGGTTAATTCGCCATCATCCTCATTTGAAACGTACAAGGTTTTGCCGTCGGGACTTAAATCAAAAATTTCAGGCTCTTCGCCGACATCTAGGCTTTTCACCACCCGTTTTTCTTGTACATCAATGACATCTATCGTATTTCCATCGCCGCAAGCGACGTAAAGTTGTTTGTAATCAGGGCTAAACTTTAACGCCCGCGGTTGCTCATTCACAGGAATACTGGCGATTTTCTCGTACTGATTCGCCCGATCCAGCACCAGCACCGCGTTGTCTTTCTCTAAACTGATAAATAACTGACTGGCATTGAGTGGAAAAGCCGCGGATAAGCCGATGAAAAATGAAGAAATAACAGTGACTTTACGCATTGCGTATGGACTCCTTTGGTGTGTTGATGGGGATAAAATCGCATGCTGTTATACTTTCACCCCAACCAATTCGCTACAATTTCCATTTGATCTGACGACATCAACATGGGCGAATGTCCTGTGTTGGGAATGTGTACAACACATAAATCTGGCCGTGAAGCCTGCATTTGTTCTACTACGGGGAAAGGTAAAACACTAGTTAAACAATGAAATTAACACCAAATTATTTTCATTTAGGTGCTTAATTATGAAGTTGTAACTAAAAACTACCCAAATTGAATACCTAATAATTTATTCTTAACATTATCATCTCTTAGTTTAAGCACAACGGCCTGTCCTAAGATTTCTTTTTGAGCATGATTTAAATGTTCTAACATGCTTTCATAATTTTCTATATTCACCGTGGCAATATATTGTTTATCCGAATTTTCTAATTGTGCCAATGCAAACTTAAACCATGCTGCACGTGGATTAGAACCCATATTGGCAAATAATCGATTATCATGCCATAAAAAATCAACATGATGATTTTTACCTTTCATTAGTAATAACCAATCAAAACATAAAATTTTAGCGTCATTAATTCCATCCGAATTATCCCCTTCAATTTGCACAGAAAATTTATAACGCAATTGATTATCACCAGTATTATTTTCCAATACAATACCAGACATGCAATGCGGATAAAGTTGAGTGGCAATAGACTGAAAAAACGCTTTATATTCCGAAATTGGATCCGTCTTTACATAATCGCTTGTATTGGCATCTTGTCTAAGCATTTCTTCTTTTAATAACTGCTTTTCTTCTTCCAGTTTATCCTTAAATTTTAGATATTCCTGTAATTTAACCCGTTCTGATTTTAATGTGGCTAATTTATTACTTAAAGCGGTATATTCATCTAAAGCCCGTTTGCCTTGCAATTCTTTCATTAATTGATCACGTAATAATCCTATTTTTTGCCGTTCTTTATCCTTTTGTTCTATTTCTTGTAAAATTTGTAATTTATCAGCTTCTAAACGTTTCTTACGATTTTCAAGAAAAGTTTGATGAAATGTTTCAACAGCCTCAAAATGAGCCAATGTCTCAGGTCTAAATACCTGCTCTAATCCTTTGTACAAATCCAAAAGTTCTAAACGTGAAATATCAGATTGTTGTTGTAAAGATTTTTCAATGCCTTGCAATTGAAAATGACCAATTTCAATCACTTTTTCAATTTGACGCAATTGTTGAGTTAATCCTTGTGCTTCTAATACTAAATAATGATAGTTTTCAGCAACAGTAAATTGTGCCAAATCATTTTCAAGCAATGGAATTTCTTTATTCAACCAATCCAAGCGTAATTTAGGTTCATTACCCGCCTGAAATAATTCATGTAAAATAGGATCATCATCCCAATTTTTAATTGTCTTTTTCAAATCATCCAAACGCTTTTTATGGGATTGTTTTATAAAAATAGAATTATAATCTAAATCCAATAAAAAAAAGGTTCTTAATTGGGCTTCAACATCGGGTTCTTTATGTGTTTTTAAAGGATCAACACAATCTTCCCGCAAACGACGCGCAAAACGAATCAATAATGAGCGAAAACTTAATGAGTCCTTTTTATTGTTTAAATCAAATACGCCGCATTGATTTAACCAATTGCGATAATCTACTAATTTAATTTCTTCGCTGTTTAAATAAATTTTTTTACCATCTGCACTGCGTTCAACACGATACTGTTGATCATTTATCATAAAATCTAAATAAAAAATCCAATCTTTTAATTTTTCTTTAAAAATAGACGGCGTATTTGCACCAAGACAATAATGCACCAATTCTAAAGCCAACGTTTTACCCACACCATTACTGCTGCCTTCTTTACCGTCTTTTGAGGCATCACCAAGAATAAGCGTTAAACCATTTGGATTAAAAGAAATGGTTTTAAAACTGGGTTTATTAGCTGATAATTTAATGAGTTTCATGATGTAAAATAATACTTAATTTTTTATTTTCGATTTCTTTAATTTGACCTAATGCAAATAAAATAACAATGGCAATAAGTACTTGTTCAAAAGTGGGTTTATAAAACCAAGTTGAATCTTCACTATTTAATAAGTGCCAAATTTCATCAGC
Coding sequences within:
- a CDS encoding ABC transporter substrate-binding protein, whose amino-acid sequence is MKNHLILLLFSGLFLAFFAASSAADNPVQTIVVGYLEYAKDERYTSRRLEARYRLQPWGRPFAGAELGVKDSRFPLMSRQVALQLAKRTERSVEDLLLQINKLYEEDVHFFLVDFPDDILHEVAQKTRDKSLLLFNISALGVALRQEGCQAHLFHVAPSWDMLTDALAQYLVTRQWRDILVLAGESEADQALNTIFLDSAKRFGLKVVETRPFQLSRDPRHRHQNNVALLTGKAKYDVVFVADTHGEFARYVPYQTLLPRPVVGSNGLVPEWWFWSWDRHGAPQVNGRFQKQAGRLMTGYDWSAWMAIKVVTEAIIRSHSLNFNDLSAYIRSNDLVLDGTKGTPQNFRQWNNQLRQPLFVASGDAVVERLPLDGFLHPTNQLDTLGIDETRNRCQF
- a CDS encoding PQQ-dependent catabolism-associated beta-propeller protein, translated to MRKVTVISSFFIGLSAAFPLNASQLFISLEKDNAVLVLDRANQYEKIASIPVNEQPRALKFSPDYKQLYVACGDGNTIDVIDVQEKRVVKSLDVGEEPEIFDLSPDGKTLYVSNEDDGELTIFDIDNETAIAKIEVGEEPEGVLVSHDATRVYVTSEVANMVHVVDVSTHELLANIVVGNRPRRFALTQDGKTLFVSNEIGGTVSVIDTETFTVTRELSFTPKGFRPEQITPVDLLLTKDEKTLYVTLGRANHVAVVAMADFSVTDYILVGQRAWGLALSPDEQFLYVANGLSDDMSIIDAKTHKVLRSLPVGRVPHSIVIAP
- a CDS encoding DUF2326 domain-containing protein, translating into MKLIKLSANKPSFKTISFNPNGLTLILGDASKDGKEGSSNGVGKTLALELVHYCLGANTPSIFKEKLKDWIFYLDFMINDQQYRVERSADGKKIYLNSEEIKLVDYRNWLNQCGVFDLNNKKDSLSFRSLLIRFARRLREDCVDPLKTHKEPDVEAQLRTFFLLDLDYNSIFIKQSHKKRLDDLKKTIKNWDDDPILHELFQAGNEPKLRLDWLNKEIPLLENDLAQFTVAENYHYLVLEAQGLTQQLRQIEKVIEIGHFQLQGIEKSLQQQSDISRLELLDLYKGLEQVFRPETLAHFEAVETFHQTFLENRKKRLEADKLQILQEIEQKDKERQKIGLLRDQLMKELQGKRALDEYTALSNKLATLKSERVKLQEYLKFKDKLEEEKQLLKEEMLRQDANTSDYVKTDPISEYKAFFQSIATQLYPHCMSGIVLENNTGDNQLRYKFSVQIEGDNSDGINDAKILCFDWLLLMKGKNHHVDFLWHDNRLFANMGSNPRAAWFKFALAQLENSDKQYIATVNIENYESMLEHLNHAQKEILGQAVVLKLRDDNVKNKLLGIQFG
- a CDS encoding ABC-three component system middle component 6 codes for the protein MNLQTQLLPHKHIRFSESFIGLAGCVRQLLKEPRTADEIWHLLNSEDSTWFYKPTFEQVLIAIVILFALGQIKEIENKKLSIILHHETH